The following nucleotide sequence is from Populus trichocarpa isolate Nisqually-1 chromosome 11, P.trichocarpa_v4.1, whole genome shotgun sequence.
GGAACCACTTTGACACCACCGAAATAACCCTTGATGGATGAAGATTCGTGTCCATAGGTCAAAATGGCCTTTCATCCAAAATCTGTTCCATAAATCTCTCCGTTAGGtagttttcaattttcttccccTTGCTGCCTTTCTTCATCAAGCAACCATTGAAAGTGAAATTCAATAATGACAAATTCCATACCCATGATAAATCTTTTAAGTTAAGAGCAAGCCACGAAAATAGACCTGCATAATGTCAGAATTGACCAGaagataataaaacaataacgGCAGGCACACCGGTTTAACATTCTTTGGAATTAGATTAATGGATGGTTGGATACTCTTACCATAATTAGCACTAATCTAATCACAAATAAGACAGAGAAACACATGATAAATAATAGTagtgaagagaaagaaattgaaattaccCCAGTAACCTTGACATACTGTCCATCAATAGCACCTCTAAGCTCAGTATCAGGGTGCCTCCTCACAAACCCTAACAACCCTCTCCTTCCCCATGCACAATTCCAAATCAACCCCACAAATAAAGGCACCAAAACAGCCCCAACAGCCACCAAGATCACAGCTTTTTTAACTGCAACCATCAAAAAAGCACCAACAAGCAACCCCATCAAAagcaccaccatcaccacccaCACCACTGGCCTAGAAACCCTTAGCCCCACCTTCACATCATCAGCCAAGCTCGTTACTGCTGACCCGTAAAGTGCCTTGCTTGATCCGGATCCTGTACCAGAACCGACAGCACTGTTGTCAAGCTGACCCGATCTCTTTTGTGAGCCTGAGCCCAGTGGGCCGGAACCAAGTGGTCCGGAAGTGAAAAGCCCTGTCGGCAGGACGACGTTCAGGGGACCTGAAGAGTTTCTCATGGGACCTGAAGAAGAGTTCCTCATGGATCCGCTTGAAGAAGTAGAAGCACGTGAAGGTGGTTGCTTTGGAGGGTCAACCGCCGCCGGGATGTCAAACATTTTCCCCAACTCACCGGATTTCTTAATGTCACCGCCTGTATAAGGAACCGCGCGTGATGCCATGGTGGgttgtttctctttttgttgCTGTCCAGGTCGACCCGACACCACCAACCCGCTTTTGAGCTGGTGAGACTGAATTCGGGTACCCATTTGCTCAAAGCTTGAAACTTTACAGCGTTTTTGGAAGACACGGTAATGTGATCAGTTgcttggtggtggtggtgatggtggagAGGGAGTGAGAAAGGGGGTAGTGAAGGGGGAAATGACAAGAAAGGGCTTGGAGAAATGTGATAATGATGTGTCTTGAAAATGGAACTGAGacctttttttgtgtgtgttgttGAGGTTTTAATTAGGTATGGGCAATATAAGCATGGCATGGCATGGTATGGTATGGTATGGAATGGACTATGAGGGTTATTTTCTCTTCGAGGCTTATGTCCAGGGGTGTCTGTGATTATGGTATCattagctttttattttaaaaaaaatatattaaaaaaatattttttattttttaaaatttatttttaatattaaaaaaatataaaaatataattttaaataaaaaaaattagttaacttTTGTTCGGGTCATACTCCCAAACAAAGGTTTAGAGGTATTTGTTAATTGtattgaaatatgttttttaaaatattttttatttaaaaatatattaaaataatttttatatatatatttttttattaacaccaacatatcaaaatcatcaaaaaccattaaaaaaattaatttgataatttttcaagttaaaaaacactcttaaaaattatctccaaatataaatagaaattacATTAAACACTCTTTTATTGTGGTACGGTGTGCTTagagatatttttagattaatcataatttcaaaaattatttggtttttattgtttaaatttatttttcatcttaaattataataaaaatttaagtttgaaaaatattatattttttttaaaccataaaactACTACAATATTAACCACACTTTTCttcgagagagaaagagaaggggAAGCTTATTCGTGATacttgtttggaaaaaaaagactaGATTATTAAATTTCCAAGTTAACTCATTGATTATCGAATGAATttagaataattatatttattaaaatgttgTAGtttcattcttaaaaaaaaaataaaaatcattgatgtTAATTCGGCCGAGTTGGAGAAAGTGGAGGTGGGGGAGCACTGCTCCTTATCATCTGTCAGTGTCTAGCTGCTTGCAAATGGTTCTACGGTGTAGATCTGCTTGCCAGAAGACCTTGTATATTCTGTAATCTGTATTGTTGCTTTGTGCAATTTGATTAGACATATTGAACGGTCAAGATAAATCCAATCATAATCAGACTAgccaaaagaaattaaatttggatGGTAGAGAGTGTCCAATATAACCTTCCTATATATTGACTTGTTGAGTAATCGTAGTATACTAATAGATCTACCGTCATAGTATAAGTACACAGTTAGATAtcttatttgtaaaaaaaaacactagttaCTTAATTGTTGGATTAATGTATGAATAATTGAGTAGGGATAAGTAAAAAAACGagtcaaaaaaaatcaagaaaaactaatttataaaacttttaaaaatattaatttagttcAATTTCAATATGAGAAAGTTGAAACTAACTAAACCAAGATGAATCAAACCGGTTTGATTTTGAACCCCTAAACATTAATGCCAACAAAATATTTCATACACataacaaagaataaaaataaaaaaccaaaaaaacactgtaattccattgtaaaataaaacaaaaaaaaggttttgaaaaCCTTAGCCCATAATAAAAAGACCTAAAAGGCCAATTAAATTGATATAGGTCTAActagtttttaaagaaaaaaccacaaaccaaatcaaatcattCAATTTGAACCGGTTGATAGGTTCAGTTCatggtttaaaaaatacaaattttggTTTAGCtggttttttatcaaaa
It contains:
- the LOC7484332 gene encoding uncharacterized membrane protein At1g16860 isoform X2; the encoded protein is MGTRIQSHQLKSGLVVSGRPGQQQKEKQPTMASRAVPYTGGDIKKSGELGKMFDIPAAVDPPKQPPSRASTSSSGSMRNSSSGPMRNSSGPLNVVLPTGLFTSGPLGSGPLGSGSQKRSGQLDNSAVGSGTGSGSSKALYGSAVTSLADDVKVGLRVSRPVVWVVMVVLLMGLLVGAFLMVAVKKAVILVAVGAVLVPLFVGLIWNCAWGRRGLLGFVRRHPDTELRGAIDGQYVKVTGVVTCGSIPLESSYQRVSRCVYVSSELYEYRGLGGKSAHAKHCFFSWGLRHSEKFVADFYISDFQSGLRALVKAGYGAKVAPFVKPATVVDVKKENKDMSPSFLRWLADRNLSSDDQIMRLKEGYIKEGSTVSVMGVVRRHDNLLMIVPPQEPSQQVVSGSHASFQPVLKALF
- the LOC7484332 gene encoding uncharacterized membrane protein At1g16860 isoform X1; this encodes MGTRIQSHQLKSGLVVSGRPGQQQKEKQPTMASRAVPYTGGDIKKSGELGKMFDIPAAVDPPKQPPSRASTSSSGSMRNSSSGPMRNSSGPLNVVLPTGLFTSGPLGSGPLGSGSQKRSGQLDNSAVGSGTGSGSSKALYGSAVTSLADDVKVGLRVSRPVVWVVMVVLLMGLLVGAFLMVAVKKAVILVAVGAVLVPLFVGLIWNCAWGRRGLLGFVRRHPDTELRGAIDGQYVKVTGVVTCGSIPLESSYQRVSRCVYVSSELYEYRGLGGKSAHAKHCFFSWGLRHSEKFVADFYISDFQSGLRALVKAGYGAKVAPFVKPATVVDVKKENKDMSPSFLRWLADRNLSSDDQIMRLKEGYIKEGSTISVMGVVRRHDNVLMIVPPQEPVSTGCQWFRCLLPSYVEGLVLTCDDNQNADVVPV